A single region of the Phyllostomus discolor isolate MPI-MPIP mPhyDis1 chromosome 14, mPhyDis1.pri.v3, whole genome shotgun sequence genome encodes:
- the GSTM3 gene encoding LOW QUALITY PROTEIN: glutathione S-transferase Mu 3 (The sequence of the model RefSeq protein was modified relative to this genomic sequence to represent the inferred CDS: deleted 1 base in 1 codon), with translation MSSKSAVVLGYWDIRGLAHAIRMLLEFTGTNYEEKRYSCGGAPDYDKSQWLDVKFKLDLDFPNLPYLLDGKNKITQSNAILRNIARKHNMCGETEEERIRVDIMENQVMDFRLQLVRICYNSDHEKLKPQYLDQLPGHLKQFSLFLGKFSWFAGEKLTFVDFLAYDVLDQNRMFEPRCLDEFPNLKAFMCRFEALEKIAAYMQSDRFFKMPINNKMALWGNKRACVTERQPTGTVPVPPCLQGAACFLLCSF, from the exons ATGTCGTCTAAGTCGGCTGTGGTTCTGGGTTACTGGGATATTCGCGGG CTGGCGCACGCCATCCGCATGCTCCTGGAGTTCACCGGTACAAACTACGAGGAGAAACGGTACTCGTGCGGGGGAG CTCCTGACTACGATAAAAGCCAGTGGCTGGACGTGAAATTCAAGCTAGACCTGGACTTTCCTAAC CTGCCCTACCTCTTGGACGGTAAGAACAAGATCACCCAGAGCAATGCCATCCTGCGC AATATCGCCCGCAAGCACAATATGT GCGGCGAGACTGAAGAAGAAAGGATTCGAGTGGACATCATGGAGAACCAAGTGATGGACTTCCGCCTGCAGCTGGTCCGCATCTGCTACAACTCGGACCAT GAAAAATTGAAGCCTCAGTACCTGGACCAGCTACCTGGACATCTGAAGCAGTTCTCCTTGTTCCTGGGGAAGTTCTCGTGGTTTGCAGGGGAAAAg CTCACCTTTGTGGATTTTCTCGCCTACGACGTCTTGGATCAGAACCGCATGTTTGAACCCAGGTGCCTGGACGAGTTTCCCAACCTGAAGGCTTTCATGTGCCGTTTTGAG GCTTTGGAGAAGATCGCTGCCTACATGCAGTCCGACCGCTTCTTCAAGATGCCCATCAACAACAAGATGGCCTTGTGGGGCAACAAGAGGGCGTGCGTGACTGAGCGCCAGCCGACTGGCACTGTGCCTGTGCCCCCGTGCCTGCAGGGGGCCGCGTGCTTCCTTCTCTGCTCTTTTTAA